A single genomic interval of Streptomyces showdoensis harbors:
- a CDS encoding energy-coupling factor ABC transporter permease, translating to MHVPDGFINAPVSAAAGVVAAGAVAVSLRGARKELGGTSRAGGYGGERTAPLAGLVAAFIFAVQMLNFPVAAGTSGHLLGGALAAILVGPYTGVLCIAVVLLMQGVLFADGGLTALGVNITVMGVVTVVVSYALFRGLVLVLPRTRRSVTIASFVAALVSVPAAATAFTAIYAIGGTTDVPIGKVLTAMVGVHVLIGIGEAVITMLTVGAVIAVRPDLVHGARGLTAPLKLRVGGELIDAEPVGVPAPTAGPSPKKLWIGGVVTALVLAGFVSFYASASPDGLEKVAADKGIDSKVQPHAAADSPLADYGVKDVADARLSGGLAGVIGVGATLAVGTGAFWVVRRRRHTTAAATANADA from the coding sequence GTGCATGTACCTGACGGATTCATCAACGCCCCCGTATCGGCCGCCGCCGGTGTCGTCGCCGCCGGCGCCGTCGCCGTCAGCCTGCGCGGAGCCCGCAAGGAGCTCGGGGGTACCTCCCGTGCCGGAGGCTACGGGGGAGAGCGGACCGCGCCGCTGGCCGGTCTCGTCGCGGCCTTCATCTTCGCCGTGCAGATGCTCAACTTCCCCGTCGCCGCGGGGACGAGCGGGCACCTCCTCGGGGGCGCCCTCGCCGCGATCCTCGTCGGCCCCTACACGGGCGTCCTGTGCATAGCCGTCGTCCTGCTCATGCAGGGCGTCCTGTTCGCCGACGGCGGCCTCACCGCGCTCGGCGTGAACATCACCGTCATGGGCGTGGTCACCGTCGTCGTGTCCTACGCGCTCTTCCGCGGCCTGGTCCTCGTCCTGCCGCGCACCCGCCGCTCGGTGACGATCGCCTCCTTCGTCGCCGCGCTGGTCTCCGTGCCGGCCGCGGCCACCGCCTTCACCGCGATCTACGCGATCGGCGGCACCACCGACGTGCCGATCGGCAAGGTCCTCACCGCGATGGTCGGCGTCCACGTCCTCATCGGCATCGGCGAGGCCGTCATCACCATGCTCACCGTCGGCGCGGTCATCGCCGTCCGGCCCGACCTCGTGCACGGCGCGCGCGGCCTGACCGCGCCGCTCAAGCTGCGCGTGGGCGGCGAGCTCATCGACGCCGAGCCCGTCGGCGTCCCCGCGCCGACCGCCGGTCCCTCCCCGAAGAAGCTGTGGATCGGCGGTGTGGTCACCGCCCTCGTCCTCGCCGGCTTCGTCTCCTTCTACGCCTCCGCGAGCCCGGACGGCCTGGAGAAGGTCGCCGCCGACAAGGGCATCGACAGCAAGGTCCAGCCGCACGCGGCCGCCGACTCCCCGCTCGCCGACTACGGCGTCAAGGACGTCGCCGACGCGCGCCTGTCCGGCGGCCTCGCCGGTGTGATCGGCGTGGGCGCGACCCTCGCCGTCGGCACCGGCGCCTTCTGGGTCGTGCGCCGCCGCAGGCACACGACCGCCGCCGCCACCGCGAACGCGGACGCCTGA
- the cbiQ gene encoding cobalt ECF transporter T component CbiQ, whose product MGAGHAHKLYRRGDSPVHALPPHTKLAAVSGFVVVVVSTPREAIWAFAGYAALLGVVAARARVPAGFLLKRLLIEIPFVAFAVLMPFVVPGERTTVLGVSLSVPGLWGAWNVLAKGTLGVAASVLLASTTELRGLLLGLQRLKLPPLLVQIASFMIRYGDVITDEMRRMSVARRSRGFEARGVRHWGVLAKSAGALFIRSYERGERVHLAMVSRGYTGSMPVIDEVTATAAQWRQAAALPLAALLICLLGWTL is encoded by the coding sequence ATGGGTGCGGGGCACGCGCACAAGCTCTACCGGAGGGGTGACTCGCCGGTCCACGCGCTGCCTCCGCACACCAAGCTCGCGGCCGTCTCCGGCTTCGTCGTCGTGGTGGTCTCCACCCCGCGCGAGGCGATCTGGGCCTTCGCCGGCTACGCCGCGCTGCTCGGCGTGGTCGCCGCGCGGGCCCGGGTGCCGGCCGGCTTCCTGCTGAAGCGGCTGCTCATCGAGATCCCGTTCGTGGCCTTCGCGGTGCTCATGCCCTTCGTGGTCCCCGGCGAGCGGACCACCGTCCTCGGCGTCTCCCTCTCCGTCCCCGGCCTGTGGGGCGCCTGGAACGTGCTCGCCAAGGGCACCCTCGGCGTCGCCGCCTCCGTGCTGCTCGCCTCCACCACCGAGCTGCGCGGCCTGCTGCTCGGCCTCCAGCGGCTGAAGCTGCCCCCGCTGCTCGTCCAGATCGCCTCCTTCATGATCCGCTACGGGGACGTGATCACCGACGAGATGCGCCGGATGTCCGTCGCCCGCCGCTCGCGCGGCTTCGAGGCCCGGGGCGTCCGGCACTGGGGCGTCCTCGCCAAGTCGGCCGGCGCGCTCTTCATCCGCTCCTACGAGCGCGGGGAGCGGGTCCACCTGGCGATGGTCAGCCGCGGCTACACCGGGTCGATGCCGGTCATCGACGAGGTCACCGCCACGGCAGCCCAGTGGCGCCAGGCCGCCGCGCTCCCGCTCGCCGCACTCCTGATCTGCCTCCTCGGATGGACGCTATGA